CCTTCGATCGTCTTGACCGTGATCGCCAGATGGCCGTTGTCCAGCACCGTCGGGCTGTAGCTGCGCAGCAGGCGGCGGCCATCGATCTCCACACCCAGGCTGACGTGCTGGCCGGCCTGCAGGCCCTGCCAGTGGCCGTTGGGCTGCAAGACCAGGGTCACCGCATCGCGACTGGCCGCGCTGCGTTCGACCAGGCGCGCCATCGGCCGCTCCAGCGTCCACAACGGGTTGATCCGGGTTGCCCAGAAGTCGAACAACTGCGGCGACACCAAGCGGCGCGCCAGCCGTGCGGGCAGCGGGGACTTGGACTTGGGAGTGGGTGCCAGGCTCATGGAGGGCACTATACGCGTGCATGCACAGCCGTGTATACACTTGTATATTGAAGGAAGGGGCTATGATTCAGGCCCACGCCCGGCTGTTGCCCATGACCTCCATCGCCCTGCCGTCCCACGACGCGCCGCCGTCACGCAAGCCGGCGATCTCACGCGAAGACCTGATTGCCGCGGCGCTGTCGCTGATCGGCCCGCACCGCAGCCTGTCCACGCTGAGCCTGCGCGAGGTCGCACGCGAGGCCGGCATCGCGCCGAACAGCTTCTATCGCCAGTTCCGCGACATGGACGAGCTCGCCGTGGCGCTGATCGATCTGGCCGGGCGCTCGCTGCGCACCATCATCGGCCAGGCCCGCCAGCGCGCCACCTCCACCGACCGCAGCGTCATCCGCGTTTCGGTCGAGACGTTCATGGAGCAACT
The window above is part of the Xanthomonas campestris pv. badrii genome. Proteins encoded here:
- the fabR gene encoding HTH-type transcriptional repressor FabR, which codes for MTSIALPSHDAPPSRKPAISREDLIAAALSLIGPHRSLSTLSLREVAREAGIAPNSFYRQFRDMDELAVALIDLAGRSLRTIIGQARQRATSTDRSVIRVSVETFMEQLRADDKLLHVLLREGAVGSDAFKQAVERELTYFEDELRVDLIRLAAADNATLHAPALVSKAITRLVFAMGAVAMDLPPEKDPELIEQISQMLRMILTGARTLGTHGG